In one Shewanella loihica PV-4 genomic region, the following are encoded:
- a CDS encoding DNA polymerase III subunit chi, which produces MPNALFYLMPQASSAATNVAKAEQESVYLFACRLAEQAYRGQQLVYIHCNDQQQAYEVDEILWQFEPSAFVPHNLKGEGPTGGAPVEIGFDKLGPNKNRHLLINLADQAPQFAVNFGQIIDFVANDAAMKATARDRYRQYRELGIPLTTQQPN; this is translated from the coding sequence ATGCCTAACGCCTTGTTTTACTTGATGCCACAAGCCAGTTCTGCCGCAACCAATGTTGCCAAGGCGGAGCAAGAGAGTGTCTATCTTTTCGCCTGCCGACTCGCCGAGCAGGCGTATCGTGGTCAACAGCTGGTGTATATCCACTGCAATGACCAGCAGCAGGCCTATGAAGTTGACGAAATTTTATGGCAATTTGAACCCAGCGCATTTGTGCCCCATAACCTCAAGGGCGAAGGGCCGACGGGTGGCGCACCGGTGGAGATAGGCTTCGATAAATTGGGCCCCAATAAAAATCGTCACCTTCTGATTAATCTTGCAGACCAAGCGCCGCAATTTGCGGTAAACTTTGGCCAGATTATCGACTTCGTTGCCAACGATGCTGCCATGAAAGCGACCGCGCGCGATCGTTATCGCCAGTATCGCGAGTTAGGGATCCCCCTGACGACCCAACAACCAAATTAA
- a CDS encoding putative Ig domain-containing protein, with protein MITTKPLCWLAALGLLSSFQSYGVVYSEAQTAAITENMQHALAVENTGIVNEGHIHDIYQFYASNKLAVGIDDHYLHTFFAKDDNTISYMGKQSIGEEDYYSNRDNISLSPDAKFMYLKKRKDNIYQIEVMSLDSENKEWETKFTYTSIGTQSIDYGTQSQISDDGNYLFMWSSYQRNLSIAKRDKVTGELSPLILVKSDKLPSRVEGVEYDEANQTLLIFGQGSPYDSTSALIALKIDSINGSATEIARLPLSGTYQNIDYIQFDPNTKNIFITESGNINVYHLDETNNTLTTSYSDSTYNTFNTYVSSKSVRLIDGKLFVQQSNNLAKIYRFNGGTSPSFSLEDTVTTSVYLNQLAIADGLGWRMMNEKAELFANSSTAYDFVKKDTLADGQQNMPIFGNSRTQIAFIESLDIIVAIDRQGIYSMLADASAQTPLYSKTWEQLGFDINASPFIDRVVVKGNNILLAGRYFNFTPSSQNDRFMALKLDDKGVISTEVKPLTVSGNPFYYQSNNNSAQFDPSSGVAAFLSQDGGYAFFSLDADNNPTFIDTLDSALFNTYYYYRSIGFVDGKPYVWDRENAKFYFVDVDVANKDVDLGDGIDLSGSVPNDAVIITNGKNIYFINDSAVSSYKINYDLSLSFMSTSFVSGLYSNDLTFISEDYVVNANYNSLNSYAIDRQSGAWKKLESIMAEDLGVSGLNTSKIAYGDSVKQNLIFNANINYSTNILMRADLATSPVLTSALLPLLANEGEKVERNISEFVFDADNDDQLIFSSANLPSDAELTESGVLTYDTTSHDSGELDILVTDSNDMTLSISLPFLANRAPVVEAIDTYWINPGENITFNLADAVSDSEGQDFSFTKDEGSALEVNALGMAYGQLTQAGEHQVLATVTDTLGAKASVSATVQVNSAPTASGLGAVSLKAGEAVSRDLASAFADADGHTLSFSAIGLPSGISLSAQGQLSGSSKVTGKSSVVVTATDTMGLSISANLSIDIKEESSGGGSLGYLVLLLLPLAIRRKFH; from the coding sequence ATGATCACCACTAAACCTCTCTGTTGGTTGGCTGCTCTCGGCCTACTGTCTTCATTTCAATCTTACGGCGTTGTCTATAGCGAAGCTCAAACGGCGGCTATCACCGAAAATATGCAGCATGCACTGGCCGTTGAAAATACAGGCATAGTTAATGAAGGTCATATTCATGACATTTATCAATTCTATGCATCGAATAAGCTAGCAGTAGGCATAGACGATCATTACTTGCATACTTTTTTTGCAAAGGATGACAACACCATAAGCTATATGGGTAAGCAAAGCATCGGTGAAGAGGACTACTATAGCAACCGCGACAATATCTCTTTGAGTCCTGATGCTAAGTTTATGTATTTAAAGAAAAGAAAAGACAATATCTATCAGATCGAGGTGATGAGCTTAGATTCTGAGAATAAAGAGTGGGAAACCAAGTTTACCTATACCAGCATAGGGACTCAGTCTATCGATTATGGTACCCAGAGCCAGATCTCTGACGATGGAAACTATCTCTTTATGTGGAGTAGCTATCAAAGAAATCTATCTATTGCGAAGAGAGATAAAGTGACTGGCGAGCTTAGCCCTTTAATACTGGTCAAAAGCGATAAACTCCCCTCAAGAGTGGAAGGAGTTGAATATGATGAAGCCAACCAGACTTTGCTCATTTTTGGCCAAGGCAGCCCCTATGACTCGACCTCGGCATTAATTGCACTCAAAATCGACTCAATAAATGGATCGGCAACCGAAATTGCCCGACTCCCACTGAGCGGCACCTACCAAAATATTGATTACATCCAATTTGATCCTAATACCAAGAATATATTTATCACTGAGAGTGGTAATATTAACGTCTACCACTTAGATGAAACCAATAACACGTTAACGACCAGCTACAGTGATTCTACCTACAATACTTTCAATACCTATGTAAGCAGTAAGTCAGTCAGGTTAATTGACGGCAAGTTATTTGTTCAGCAAAGTAATAATCTTGCCAAAATTTATCGCTTTAATGGCGGTACTTCACCCTCTTTTTCACTGGAAGACACAGTCACCACCAGTGTCTATTTGAATCAACTGGCAATCGCAGATGGACTCGGCTGGAGAATGATGAATGAAAAGGCCGAACTCTTTGCCAACAGCTCCACGGCTTATGACTTTGTCAAAAAAGATACCCTCGCCGATGGTCAACAAAATATGCCAATATTTGGTAATTCAAGAACCCAAATCGCCTTTATCGAGTCACTCGATATCATTGTTGCTATTGATAGACAAGGCATCTATTCAATGCTCGCCGACGCAAGCGCTCAAACCCCACTCTATTCTAAGACATGGGAACAATTGGGTTTCGATATTAATGCATCGCCTTTCATAGATAGGGTCGTCGTTAAAGGCAATAACATACTCCTCGCGGGGAGATATTTTAACTTTACACCGAGTTCGCAAAATGACCGCTTTATGGCCCTTAAGCTCGATGATAAAGGGGTCATTTCGACAGAGGTGAAACCACTGACCGTATCGGGAAATCCATTTTACTACCAAAGTAACAACAATTCTGCCCAGTTTGACCCGAGCAGTGGAGTCGCGGCATTTCTGTCACAAGATGGCGGCTATGCATTTTTTAGCCTGGATGCGGACAATAATCCAACCTTTATCGACACCTTAGACTCAGCCCTCTTTAACACTTATTACTACTATAGGAGCATAGGCTTCGTCGACGGAAAACCCTATGTCTGGGACAGAGAAAACGCTAAATTCTATTTCGTCGATGTCGATGTTGCTAACAAGGACGTCGATCTTGGAGATGGCATAGATCTTTCGGGTTCGGTCCCCAACGACGCAGTGATCATCACAAACGGCAAGAACATCTATTTTATAAACGACTCCGCAGTATCGAGTTATAAGATCAATTACGATCTCAGCCTGTCATTTATGTCGACCTCTTTTGTTTCAGGGCTTTATTCCAATGACTTAACCTTCATATCTGAAGATTACGTCGTAAACGCCAATTATAATAGTCTGAACAGCTATGCTATCGACAGACAAAGCGGCGCCTGGAAAAAGCTAGAGAGCATCATGGCTGAGGATTTAGGTGTGTCAGGCTTAAATACCAGCAAGATAGCCTATGGCGACTCGGTAAAACAAAACCTGATCTTTAACGCGAACATTAATTACTCCACCAACATACTAATGCGTGCCGATCTCGCGACCAGCCCCGTTTTGACCTCTGCGCTCTTGCCCCTACTAGCGAATGAAGGTGAGAAAGTCGAACGTAATATCAGCGAGTTTGTATTTGACGCCGACAATGATGATCAACTCATCTTTAGTTCTGCCAACCTACCTTCTGACGCCGAACTAACTGAGTCGGGCGTGCTCACCTATGACACGACAAGCCATGACTCGGGTGAACTCGATATCCTGGTGACCGACAGTAATGACATGACACTCAGCATAAGCTTGCCTTTCTTGGCTAACAGGGCACCAGTCGTTGAAGCCATAGACACCTATTGGATCAATCCAGGAGAGAACATCACCTTTAACCTCGCCGATGCGGTAAGCGATTCAGAGGGCCAAGACTTCAGCTTTACAAAGGATGAAGGCTCGGCGCTTGAGGTGAATGCCCTCGGCATGGCTTACGGGCAACTCACCCAGGCAGGTGAACATCAGGTACTCGCCACAGTTACAGACACCTTAGGTGCCAAGGCCTCTGTGTCTGCTACCGTCCAGGTGAATTCAGCCCCAACAGCTTCTGGCCTAGGTGCGGTGTCACTCAAAGCTGGCGAAGCCGTCTCTCGCGATTTAGCCAGCGCATTTGCCGATGCAGATGGTCATACCCTTAGCTTCTCAGCCATTGGCCTACCATCGGGTATCAGTCTGAGTGCACAAGGCCAACTCAGCGGTAGCAGCAAGGTCACAGGTAAATCAAGCGTAGTGGTAACGGCTACCGACACCATGGGACTGAGCATTAGCGCAAACCTCTCAATCGATATCAAAGAAGAGAGTTCAGGTGGCGGTAGCCTGGGGTACCTGGTCTTGCTGCTCCTCCCATTGGCCATCCGCAGAAAATTCCATTAA
- a CDS encoding amidohydrolase: protein MWLVNVLISVLASNAPVKAGISAMLECLTLLNTNEVTMLLKKMMISLLVLSATVLVGCATKNPPQGLEANVMQADMVFTNGKIYTVDASNSWAEAIAIKGDKIVYVGSNEGAAPYVGKSTQAVDLAGKLMLPGFVEGHFHTTTQGIILHGPDLQTDSMEDMLAKLKAYADENPELNFINGWGVRPNTYGPGEPTAAMLDAVIPDRPVYLWQVDGHSAWVNTKAMEMAGLNKDTPDTVPGVSYFERDKEGNPTGYIVEVPAQVQIFKHFVTINDAYIREGMATWFPEYTKAGITAVHDFGWAGVDQDTAIGILKDFEQDGTLTIRVYGSFYWNDASIDPVPIAKKMRDENQTGLVQVSALKINMDGDDDKYSTLLVDGYADDPKASPPPVIPFDVINDAAVRADKEKLNLICHCFGDMAVRKFLDAVELAKNSNPEWQRRAVASHAILVHPDDYPRFKALDATYDTTGQWMALDPYTGVITPQRIGEERMQRLFPIKAILEAGGNVSLGSDFPAASYVADFRPLNAITQAVTRQMLGEPDMPILGGEQMRLTVAQAIRANTYGAAYGIGKEQLLGSLETGKLADLIVLDQNLFEIDPHEIYKAKVLLTIMDGKVRYRDGI from the coding sequence ATGTGGTTAGTTAACGTGTTAATTAGCGTGTTAGCAAGCAATGCCCCTGTTAAGGCGGGCATCAGTGCGATGCTTGAGTGTCTCACCCTACTAAATACCAATGAGGTCACTATGTTACTCAAGAAGATGATGATTAGCCTGCTTGTTCTTTCGGCCACTGTGTTAGTAGGCTGCGCAACCAAGAATCCGCCACAAGGCCTTGAGGCCAATGTCATGCAAGCCGACATGGTGTTCACCAATGGCAAGATCTACACAGTCGATGCCAGCAACTCCTGGGCCGAGGCAATTGCTATCAAGGGCGACAAGATAGTCTATGTAGGCAGCAATGAGGGAGCCGCGCCCTACGTGGGGAAGTCGACACAGGCAGTCGATCTTGCGGGTAAGTTGATGTTACCTGGTTTCGTTGAGGGGCACTTTCATACCACCACCCAAGGGATCATATTGCATGGCCCGGATCTACAGACTGACTCCATGGAGGATATGTTGGCCAAGCTAAAGGCCTATGCCGATGAGAATCCTGAGCTTAACTTTATCAATGGCTGGGGCGTTCGCCCCAACACCTATGGCCCTGGGGAGCCGACGGCGGCCATGCTCGATGCCGTGATACCCGACCGACCCGTTTATCTATGGCAGGTGGATGGTCATTCCGCCTGGGTAAATACCAAGGCGATGGAGATGGCGGGCCTGAATAAGGATACGCCGGATACTGTGCCAGGGGTCTCCTACTTCGAGCGTGATAAGGAGGGCAACCCTACTGGTTATATCGTCGAAGTACCGGCGCAAGTTCAGATATTTAAGCATTTTGTCACTATCAATGATGCCTATATTCGCGAGGGGATGGCAACTTGGTTTCCTGAATATACCAAGGCGGGTATTACCGCCGTCCATGACTTTGGTTGGGCCGGGGTGGACCAGGATACCGCCATAGGCATTCTCAAAGATTTCGAGCAAGACGGCACGCTAACGATTCGCGTATACGGCAGCTTCTATTGGAACGATGCCAGTATAGATCCTGTCCCCATCGCCAAGAAAATGCGCGACGAGAATCAGACGGGGCTGGTGCAGGTGAGCGCCCTTAAGATCAACATGGATGGAGACGATGATAAATACAGTACTCTGTTGGTCGATGGATATGCCGATGACCCTAAGGCAAGTCCTCCACCTGTGATCCCTTTCGATGTGATTAACGATGCCGCCGTGCGGGCTGATAAAGAGAAGCTAAATCTTATCTGCCACTGCTTCGGTGACATGGCGGTGCGTAAGTTTCTTGATGCGGTTGAGCTGGCGAAAAATAGCAACCCTGAGTGGCAGCGGCGCGCGGTGGCGTCCCATGCCATCTTAGTGCATCCCGATGACTATCCACGATTCAAGGCTCTTGATGCCACCTATGACACTACGGGTCAATGGATGGCACTCGATCCATACACTGGGGTGATAACGCCCCAACGAATTGGCGAGGAGCGGATGCAGCGACTCTTCCCCATCAAGGCAATACTCGAAGCCGGCGGTAACGTGTCGCTGGGCTCGGATTTCCCAGCGGCATCTTATGTGGCAGATTTTAGACCACTCAATGCCATCACCCAGGCGGTGACCCGGCAGATGCTGGGCGAGCCGGATATGCCAATCCTAGGCGGTGAACAGATGCGCCTCACGGTTGCTCAAGCAATCCGCGCCAATACCTATGGCGCTGCCTACGGCATAGGTAAGGAACAACTCTTGGGGTCACTGGAGACCGGAAAGCTGGCGGATCTTATCGTGCTGGATCAGAACCTGTTCGAGATAGACCCACACGAGATCTATAAGGCTAAGGTGCTGCTCACCATCATGGATGGTAAGGTGAGGTATAGAGACGGCATTTAG
- a CDS encoding valine--tRNA ligase: MEKTYNPQSIEQALYQNWEEKGYFKPHGDESNGNYCIMIPPPNVTGSLHMGHAFQDTIMDTLIRYQRMKGKNTLWQVGTDHAGIATQMLVERKVEAEEGKSRHDLGRETFIDRIWDWKNQSGGTITKQLRRLGASVDWDRERFTMDEGMSAAVQEVFVRLYNDDLIYRGKRLVNWDPKLHTAISDLEVENKEKQGSMWHFRYPLADGALTADGKDYLEVATTRPETMLGDSAVAVHPDDERYQSLIGKFILLPIVNRRIPIVADDYVDMEFGTGCVKITPAHDFNDYEVGKRHNLPMFNILTIDAAIRSQAEVVNSDGTANDELDGSLPERFAGLDRFKARTAIVDEFESLGLLGKIDPHALKVPYGDRSGVVIEPLLTDQWYVAVAPMAKTAIEAVENGDIKFVPQQYENMYFSWMRDIQDWCISRQLWWGHRIPAWYDEAGKVYVGRDEAEVRAKHNLDDSVVLRQDPDVLDTWFSSALWTFSTLGWPDDTEALKTFHPTDVLVTGFDIIFFWVARMIMMTMHFIKDEDGKPQVPFKTVYVTGLIRDEQGNKMSKSKGNVLDPLDMIDGIDLEALVEKRTGNMMQPQLAAKIEKSTRKEFADGIEAHGTDALRFTLAAMASTGRDINWDMKRLDGYRSFCNKIWNASRYVLMNTEEQDCGPQSPNGKADGEMQLSLADRWIVGLFNQTVKAFDEHMENYRFDLAANTLYEFTWNQFCDWYLELTKPVLQNGTEAEQRGTRHTLVTVLEAMQRLLHPMMPYLTETIWQRVKPLAGVEGDTLMLAEFPVYQASKVDEAAMADLEWVKQVIVAVRNIRAELNIAPSKPLNAMLRSVSAQDKARVEANQTFFATLAKLESMTILADGDTAPMSTTQLVGEMELLIPMAGLIDVAAEMARIDKQFEKLVGEAKRIEGKLNNQGFVAKAPEAVIEKERAKLAEFQRDMDKLCEQKAELAKLEG; encoded by the coding sequence ATGGAAAAGACATACAACCCACAGTCAATCGAACAGGCTCTGTACCAGAACTGGGAAGAGAAAGGATACTTTAAGCCCCACGGCGATGAGTCGAACGGCAATTACTGCATCATGATCCCGCCACCAAACGTGACCGGTAGCCTGCACATGGGTCATGCCTTCCAAGACACCATCATGGATACCCTAATCCGTTACCAACGCATGAAGGGCAAGAACACCCTGTGGCAGGTAGGTACCGACCACGCGGGTATCGCCACCCAGATGTTGGTGGAGCGCAAGGTAGAGGCCGAAGAGGGCAAGAGCCGTCACGACCTGGGCCGTGAAACCTTTATCGACCGTATCTGGGACTGGAAAAACCAATCTGGTGGCACCATCACCAAGCAGCTGCGCCGCCTGGGCGCCTCGGTCGATTGGGATCGTGAACGCTTCACCATGGATGAAGGCATGTCAGCCGCGGTACAAGAGGTGTTTGTGCGTCTGTACAACGACGACCTCATCTACCGTGGCAAGCGTCTGGTTAACTGGGATCCTAAGCTACACACAGCCATCTCAGACCTCGAAGTCGAAAACAAAGAGAAGCAGGGCAGCATGTGGCACTTCCGCTACCCGCTGGCCGACGGCGCACTGACCGCCGACGGTAAAGACTACCTTGAAGTGGCTACCACGCGTCCAGAAACCATGCTGGGCGACAGCGCGGTTGCCGTACACCCAGACGATGAGCGCTATCAGTCGCTGATCGGCAAGTTCATCCTGCTGCCAATCGTTAACCGTCGTATCCCTATCGTCGCCGACGACTATGTGGACATGGAGTTCGGTACCGGCTGTGTGAAGATCACCCCGGCTCACGACTTCAACGACTATGAGGTAGGTAAGCGTCACAACCTGCCCATGTTCAACATTCTGACCATAGACGCGGCCATCCGCAGCCAGGCAGAGGTGGTTAACTCAGATGGCACCGCCAACGACGAGCTAGATGGCAGCCTACCAGAGCGCTTTGCCGGCTTGGACCGTTTCAAGGCCCGTACCGCTATCGTCGACGAGTTCGAGTCACTCGGCCTGCTGGGCAAGATTGACCCGCACGCCCTCAAGGTGCCTTACGGCGACCGCTCTGGCGTGGTGATCGAGCCACTACTGACAGACCAGTGGTATGTAGCCGTGGCCCCAATGGCCAAGACCGCCATCGAAGCGGTTGAGAACGGTGACATCAAGTTTGTGCCGCAGCAGTATGAAAACATGTACTTCTCTTGGATGCGCGACATTCAAGACTGGTGTATCTCGCGTCAGCTGTGGTGGGGTCACCGTATCCCGGCATGGTACGACGAGGCCGGTAAGGTATATGTGGGCCGCGACGAGGCCGAGGTACGCGCCAAGCATAATCTGGATGATTCAGTGGTGCTGCGCCAAGACCCAGACGTGCTGGATACCTGGTTCAGCTCGGCGCTGTGGACCTTCTCAACCCTAGGCTGGCCAGACGATACCGAGGCCCTCAAGACCTTCCACCCAACCGATGTGTTGGTGACAGGTTTCGACATCATCTTCTTCTGGGTGGCGCGCATGATCATGATGACCATGCACTTCATCAAGGATGAAGATGGCAAGCCACAGGTGCCGTTTAAGACGGTGTATGTGACCGGCCTTATCCGTGACGAACAGGGCAACAAGATGTCCAAGTCTAAGGGTAACGTACTGGATCCGCTGGATATGATCGACGGTATCGATCTCGAAGCCCTGGTTGAGAAGCGCACCGGCAACATGATGCAGCCTCAGCTGGCGGCTAAGATCGAGAAGAGCACCCGTAAAGAGTTTGCCGACGGCATCGAGGCCCACGGCACCGACGCCCTGCGTTTCACCCTGGCAGCCATGGCCTCTACCGGCCGTGACATCAACTGGGACATGAAGCGTCTGGACGGTTACCGCAGCTTCTGTAACAAGATCTGGAACGCGTCGCGCTATGTGTTGATGAACACAGAAGAGCAAGATTGTGGCCCTCAGTCTCCAAACGGAAAAGCTGACGGCGAAATGCAGCTGTCACTGGCGGATCGCTGGATCGTCGGCCTGTTTAACCAGACGGTTAAGGCCTTTGACGAGCACATGGAAAACTACCGTTTCGACCTGGCGGCCAACACACTGTACGAGTTCACCTGGAACCAGTTCTGTGACTGGTATCTTGAGCTGACCAAGCCAGTACTGCAAAACGGCACCGAGGCCGAGCAGCGCGGTACCCGTCACACCCTAGTGACAGTACTGGAAGCCATGCAACGTCTGCTGCATCCTATGATGCCATACCTGACAGAGACCATCTGGCAGCGCGTTAAGCCGCTGGCAGGCGTCGAGGGTGACACCCTGATGCTGGCCGAGTTCCCTGTATATCAGGCAAGCAAGGTAGATGAAGCCGCCATGGCGGATCTTGAGTGGGTCAAGCAGGTGATCGTTGCCGTGCGTAACATCCGCGCCGAGCTGAATATCGCCCCAAGCAAGCCGCTCAATGCCATGCTACGCAGCGTCAGCGCGCAAGACAAGGCTCGCGTCGAAGCTAACCAGACTTTCTTCGCCACCCTGGCCAAGCTGGAGTCGATGACGATTCTGGCGGACGGTGACACCGCGCCTATGTCGACCACTCAACTGGTTGGCGAGATGGAGCTGTTGATCCCTATGGCAGGCCTTATCGATGTGGCCGCCGAGATGGCGCGTATCGACAAGCAGTTTGAAAAACTAGTGGGCGAAGCCAAGCGTATCGAAGGCAAGCTCAATAACCAGGGCTTCGTGGCCAAGGCGCCGGAAGCGGTTATTGAGAAGGAGCGCGCCAAGCTGGCCGAGTTCCAACGGGATATGGACAAGCTATGCGAGCAGAAAGCCGAACTGGCTAAGCTCGAAGGCTAA
- a CDS encoding IS110-like element ISSlo1 family transposase: protein MKVTLIGIDLAKNVLQVCGVNQVGKTLFNRTVKRTQLLKTLVQYPDAVIAMEACSGSNYWGRELLSRGFEVKLIPPQHVKPFVKGNKNDRNDAFAICEAAMRPNIIFVKPRTLAQVDIIISHRIRERRIRVRTALTNQIRGLLSEYGIVIPKGRDPLNLALPELLEDADNSLTTTARRYIRELLDELYAINASIKALEKEIRLQARNHEDTKRLTAIRGVAEIIATASVSFAGDGSGYQNGRHFSANLGLVPKEFSSGGKQKLGAITKRGNSYLRRQLIQGAWSVIRYAKNNDDRLSVWARKVIERRGKQKAAVAVANKLARIIWAMLYYKTEYRPS, encoded by the coding sequence ATGAAAGTTACTCTAATTGGTATCGATTTGGCAAAAAATGTTCTTCAGGTTTGCGGTGTCAATCAAGTCGGTAAAACGCTCTTTAATCGCACCGTTAAACGCACTCAACTGTTGAAAACGCTCGTTCAGTATCCAGATGCAGTGATTGCCATGGAAGCCTGTAGTGGCTCAAATTATTGGGGCCGAGAGCTGTTGTCGCGTGGATTTGAGGTAAAACTTATCCCACCACAGCATGTGAAGCCCTTCGTGAAAGGCAATAAAAATGACCGCAATGATGCCTTTGCAATCTGTGAGGCTGCGATGCGCCCCAACATTATCTTCGTTAAGCCAAGAACCTTAGCGCAGGTCGATATCATTATTTCCCATCGAATTCGCGAGCGTCGTATTCGTGTCAGAACCGCGTTGACCAATCAAATACGTGGATTGTTGAGTGAATACGGCATTGTTATTCCCAAAGGCCGCGACCCGCTCAACCTTGCTCTACCTGAGTTACTCGAAGATGCCGATAACTCACTAACCACCACCGCCCGCAGGTATATCAGAGAGTTACTTGATGAGCTATATGCCATCAATGCTTCGATTAAAGCACTGGAAAAAGAGATTCGACTACAGGCAAGAAATCATGAAGATACCAAGCGGTTAACCGCCATACGAGGTGTCGCTGAAATTATTGCTACGGCGTCGGTATCGTTCGCTGGTGATGGTTCTGGGTATCAAAATGGGCGACATTTCTCGGCAAATTTGGGGCTGGTACCGAAAGAATTCTCAAGTGGTGGAAAACAGAAATTAGGAGCTATCACCAAGCGGGGAAACAGCTATCTAAGACGACAGCTGATTCAAGGTGCTTGGTCTGTCATACGCTATGCAAAGAATAATGACGACAGGTTATCTGTCTGGGCAAGAAAGGTCATTGAACGAAGAGGCAAACAGAAAGCGGCGGTAGCTGTGGCCAACAAACTCGCCAGGATAATTTGGGCGATGCTTTACTACAAAACGGAGTACAGACCTAGCTAA
- a CDS encoding DUF5677 domain-containing protein, with amino-acid sequence MAGNKKTRKKKPSKSGKNRTALLEHKKVGSELQPGFAQLGDKMTFSSWSNERLPEMLWAAIIRVIQDQDSAIVEFRRIITFVSENSEKEKLSDLSITGISKLDEELRNEFLDFLTSNPKTASALTVLKLFKNLPAKESWLKFLPPCEPELNILMAAVGMCLPHQSQQATDCRWLKLMLMVVGGKFQAPREMVEPWINYPYEGDQRRIRPSIRSCEMAINPIVEQDLTWSNDFWAEAWENTPCLELIPESDTNSEERCCDLDDIHKLRGELKTHWGKTHTTTGVDAKHDGVFGTAFYALSILSEIVSVGVSTGILARLGLRTILEIHIGLRYLIQKNDDQLWTKWRTYGAGQAKLNALKFDELIDPPKFINTETLESIAGEDLWEEFINIELGSWSGSDLRKLSDKAGLKSSYDQFYSWSSTYSHGTWGAIREVCFHTCGNPLHRLHRYPKESTLPDTLQDACVLVNEILNDLSVVYPTFSPRLLGENS; translated from the coding sequence ATGGCAGGAAATAAAAAAACACGGAAAAAGAAACCTTCGAAAAGTGGTAAGAATAGAACGGCTCTGCTCGAACACAAAAAAGTAGGTTCTGAATTACAGCCAGGTTTTGCACAATTAGGGGATAAAATGACGTTCTCTTCTTGGTCCAATGAGCGTCTCCCCGAAATGTTGTGGGCTGCGATTATCCGCGTTATTCAAGACCAAGATTCGGCAATCGTTGAATTTAGGAGGATAATTACATTTGTTTCAGAGAATTCAGAAAAAGAGAAACTATCAGATCTCTCTATTACAGGGATCTCAAAGTTAGATGAAGAGCTACGGAACGAGTTTTTGGATTTCCTAACGTCGAATCCCAAAACAGCGTCAGCCTTAACTGTTTTAAAGTTATTTAAAAACTTGCCAGCAAAAGAGTCTTGGCTCAAGTTTTTACCACCATGTGAGCCAGAACTTAATATTTTGATGGCTGCAGTTGGTATGTGCTTACCTCATCAGTCTCAACAGGCTACGGATTGCCGTTGGCTCAAATTAATGTTAATGGTTGTAGGTGGTAAATTTCAAGCACCAAGAGAAATGGTTGAACCTTGGATTAACTACCCTTATGAGGGCGATCAACGAAGAATTCGCCCTTCCATCCGTTCGTGCGAAATGGCTATCAATCCGATAGTCGAGCAAGATTTAACATGGTCAAACGATTTTTGGGCTGAGGCATGGGAAAACACCCCTTGTCTAGAATTAATTCCCGAAAGTGACACTAATTCCGAAGAACGTTGTTGTGATTTAGATGACATCCATAAACTTAGAGGTGAGTTGAAAACACACTGGGGAAAAACTCACACTACAACTGGAGTTGATGCTAAGCACGACGGAGTTTTTGGTACAGCATTTTACGCACTATCGATATTGAGTGAGATAGTATCGGTTGGAGTTAGCACCGGAATTCTTGCAAGGTTAGGGCTGAGAACCATTTTAGAAATTCATATCGGTCTTAGATATTTGATTCAAAAAAATGACGATCAACTTTGGACCAAATGGAGAACTTACGGAGCAGGTCAAGCCAAACTAAACGCGTTGAAATTTGATGAGCTTATAGATCCACCAAAATTTATTAATACTGAAACGCTAGAATCTATTGCAGGCGAAGACTTGTGGGAAGAGTTCATCAATATTGAACTTGGTAGTTGGAGTGGATCTGACCTAAGAAAATTGAGTGATAAGGCAGGCTTAAAATCTTCTTATGACCAATTTTACTCTTGGTCATCTACATATTCGCACGGAACTTGGGGGGCTATCAGGGAGGTTTGCTTTCATACATGTGGTAATCCACTACACCGGTTACATAGATACCCTAAGGAGTCAACACTGCCCGATACGCTTCAAGATGCGTGTGTTTTAGTAAACGAAATACTAAATGACTTAAGTGTAGTGTACCCAACATTTAGTCCTCGTTTACTGGGAGAAAATAGCTAA